The Canis lupus dingo isolate Sandy chromosome 26, ASM325472v2, whole genome shotgun sequence genome has a segment encoding these proteins:
- the LRRC43 gene encoding leucine-rich repeat-containing protein 43 isoform X2 encodes MECLCAHPPPRLQHLGLGHNKLLGPLESLYVTADHWPNLVSLDLSFNDLTDLQGMIASLSTLQHLRLLVLQGNPLGLVPYYRGFTIDSLSRLCVLDDITVSPSEKYQFRGLSHHGDLLACEAQLVVTIGNVKGVPDTSILDPDPGPQGPFISYSYYVTYGFVEDEEGEGSKYGGVLAETVEPAPRGEPLGQDVRQEPSEGREESVESGPSTPSGQREDSLASGASAPPPWVTDSAEELEALAKLRPRADPRLGPSAGTVLFSTTRKPWTDVIPCNYEMQHSLRDLVPLKAFLLAGTTVTIVEEKILSWPLVPPPVDIVSPAKKGKGEKDKKGKKDKDKEKDGNDKAGKGQKGTAKEQKASKKKELPKELRQDPPILRVLGSGLLALEPLLAGESLVSSVCNFGVIRTPEIDRLMFLRDLKKNKKAKNVLEAGKSKTKVPASLDNHNGHLAAPPSSHQPLRPFRCSSPGDLVGRSGQVTPLLEILP; translated from the exons ATGGAGTGTCTGTGTGCCCACCCGCCCCCACGTCTCCAGCACTTGGGCTTGGGTCACAACAAGCTTCTGGGCCCCTTAGAAAGTCTGTATGTCACCGCGGATCACTG GCCCAACCTTGTCTCTCTGGACCTGAGCTTCAATGACCTGACGGACCTGCAGGGCATGATCGCCAGCCTCAGCACCCTCCAACATCTGAGGCTGCTTGTGCTGCAGGGGAACCCACTGGGCCTGGTGCCCTACTACCGAGGTTTCACCATCGACAGCCTGTCCCGGCTCTGCGTGCTAGATGACATCACCGTGTCTCCCAGTGAGAAGTATCAGTTCAGGGGGCTCAGCCACCATGGGG ACCTTTTGGCATGTGAGGCGCAGCTCGTGGTGACCATTGGAAATGTCAAGGGGGTTCCCGACACCTCTATCTTGGACCCCGACCCGGGGCCCCAAGGCCCTTTTATCAGTTACAGCTACTATGTGACCTACGGTTTTGTggaagatgaagaaggagaaggaagtaaATATGGTGGTGTGCTGGCTGAG ACCGTCGAGCCCGCGCCCCGCGGCGAGCCGCTGGGCCAGGACGTCCGCCAAGAGCCCTCCGAGGGGCGTGAAGAGTCGGTGGAGTCGGGGCCGTCCACCCCGTCGGGGCAGCGGGAGGACTCGCTGGCCTCGGGCGCGTCGGCGCCCCCGCCCTGGGTGACGGACTCGGCGGAGGAGCTGGAGGCGCTGGCCAAGCTGCGGCCGCGGGCGGACCCCCGGCTCGGCCCCTCCGCGGG gACAGTCCTCTTCAGCACCACCCGCAAGCCCTGGACAGATGTCATTCCCTGCAACTATGAGATGCAGCACAGCCTCAGAGATCTGGTGCCCCTCAAGGCCTTCCTGCTGGCGGGAACCACCGTGACCATTGTGGAGGAGAAG ATCCTCTCCTGGCCTCTGGTGCCGCCTCCTGTCGACATTGTGTCGCCTgccaagaaaggaaaaggggagaaggacaagaaagggaagaaggacaaagacaaggaaaaagaCGGGAACGACAAGGCAGGGAAAGGGCAGAAAGGGACGGCAAAG GAACAGAAGGCGTCCAAGAAGAAGGAGCTTCCAAAGGAGCTCCGCCAGGACCCCCCCATCCTGCGCGTGCTGGGCAGTGGCCTGCTGGCCTTGGAGCCCCTGCTGGCGGGGGAGTCACTTGTGTCCTCCGTGTGCAACTTTGGGGTGATCCGCACCCCGGAAATCGACAGGCTGATGTTTCTTAGG GATttgaagaagaacaagaaagctAAAAATG ttctggaggctgggaagtccaagaccaaggtgccaGCATCGTTAG ACAACCACAATGGCCACCTTGCTgcacctccttcctcccaccagcCACTCCGTCCATTCCGCTGCAGTAGCCCGGGTGATCTTGTTGGCAGGTCCGGCCAAGTCACTCCTCTTTTGGAAATTCTTCCATGA
- the IL31 gene encoding interleukin-31 has protein sequence METLLSSHMAPTHQLPPSDVRKIILELQPLSRGLLEDYQKKETGVPESNRTLLLCLTSDSQPPRLNSSAILPYFRAIRPLSDKNIIDKIIEQLDKLKFQHEPETEISVPADTFECKSFILTILQQFSACLESVFKSLNSGPQ, from the exons ATGGAAACCTTGCTGTCCTCCCATATGGCACCCACCCATCAGCTACCACCAAGTGATGTACGAAAAATCATCTTGGAATTACAGCCCTTGTCGAGGGGACTTTTGGAAGACTAT cagaagaaagagacaggGGTGCCAGAATCCAACCGTACCTTGCTGCTGTGTCTCACCTCTGATTCCCAACCACCACGCCTCAACAGCTCAGCCATCTTGCCTTATTTCAGGGCAATCAGACCATTATCAGATAAGAACATTATTGATAAAATCATAGAACAGCTTGACAAACTCAAATTTCAACATGAACCAGAAACAGAAATTTCTGTGCCTGCAGATACTTTTGAATGTAAAAGCTTCATCTTGACGATTTTACAGCAGTTCTCGGCGTGCCTGGAAAGTGTGTTTAAGTCACTAAACTCTGGACCTCAGTAG
- the LRRC43 gene encoding leucine-rich repeat-containing protein 43 isoform X1: MECLCAHPPPRLQHLGLGHNKLLGPLESLYVTADHWPNLVSLDLSFNDLTDLQGMIASLSTLQHLRLLVLQGNPLGLVPYYRGFTIDSLSRLCVLDDITVSPSEKYQFRGLSHHGDLLACEAQLVVTIGNVKGVPDTSILDPDPGPQGPFISYSYYVTYGFVEDEEGEGSKYGGVLAETVEPAPRGEPLGQDVRQEPSEGREESVESGPSTPSGQREDSLASGASAPPPWVTDSAEELEALAKLRPRADPRLGPSAGTVLFSTTRKPWTDVIPCNYEMQHSLRDLVPLKAFLLAGTTVTIVEEKILSWPLVPPPVDIVSPAKKGKGEKDKKGKKDKDKEKDGNDKAGKGQKGTAKEQKASKKKELPKELRQDPPILRVLGSGLLALEPLLAGESLVSSVCNFGVIRTPEIDRLMFLRDLKKNKKAKNVLEAGKSKTKVPASLELCLEYLIYTCHCFLSYFICQILASIAFFQEADPLDGLPSLFPS; the protein is encoded by the exons ATGGAGTGTCTGTGTGCCCACCCGCCCCCACGTCTCCAGCACTTGGGCTTGGGTCACAACAAGCTTCTGGGCCCCTTAGAAAGTCTGTATGTCACCGCGGATCACTG GCCCAACCTTGTCTCTCTGGACCTGAGCTTCAATGACCTGACGGACCTGCAGGGCATGATCGCCAGCCTCAGCACCCTCCAACATCTGAGGCTGCTTGTGCTGCAGGGGAACCCACTGGGCCTGGTGCCCTACTACCGAGGTTTCACCATCGACAGCCTGTCCCGGCTCTGCGTGCTAGATGACATCACCGTGTCTCCCAGTGAGAAGTATCAGTTCAGGGGGCTCAGCCACCATGGGG ACCTTTTGGCATGTGAGGCGCAGCTCGTGGTGACCATTGGAAATGTCAAGGGGGTTCCCGACACCTCTATCTTGGACCCCGACCCGGGGCCCCAAGGCCCTTTTATCAGTTACAGCTACTATGTGACCTACGGTTTTGTggaagatgaagaaggagaaggaagtaaATATGGTGGTGTGCTGGCTGAG ACCGTCGAGCCCGCGCCCCGCGGCGAGCCGCTGGGCCAGGACGTCCGCCAAGAGCCCTCCGAGGGGCGTGAAGAGTCGGTGGAGTCGGGGCCGTCCACCCCGTCGGGGCAGCGGGAGGACTCGCTGGCCTCGGGCGCGTCGGCGCCCCCGCCCTGGGTGACGGACTCGGCGGAGGAGCTGGAGGCGCTGGCCAAGCTGCGGCCGCGGGCGGACCCCCGGCTCGGCCCCTCCGCGGG gACAGTCCTCTTCAGCACCACCCGCAAGCCCTGGACAGATGTCATTCCCTGCAACTATGAGATGCAGCACAGCCTCAGAGATCTGGTGCCCCTCAAGGCCTTCCTGCTGGCGGGAACCACCGTGACCATTGTGGAGGAGAAG ATCCTCTCCTGGCCTCTGGTGCCGCCTCCTGTCGACATTGTGTCGCCTgccaagaaaggaaaaggggagaaggacaagaaagggaagaaggacaaagacaaggaaaaagaCGGGAACGACAAGGCAGGGAAAGGGCAGAAAGGGACGGCAAAG GAACAGAAGGCGTCCAAGAAGAAGGAGCTTCCAAAGGAGCTCCGCCAGGACCCCCCCATCCTGCGCGTGCTGGGCAGTGGCCTGCTGGCCTTGGAGCCCCTGCTGGCGGGGGAGTCACTTGTGTCCTCCGTGTGCAACTTTGGGGTGATCCGCACCCCGGAAATCGACAGGCTGATGTTTCTTAGG GATttgaagaagaacaagaaagctAAAAATG ttctggaggctgggaagtccaagaccaaggtgccaGCATCGTTAG AGCTCTGCTTGGAATACTTAATCTACACTTGCCACTGTTTCCTCAGCTACTTCATCTGTCAAATTTTAGCTTCAATTGCCTTCTTTCAGGAAGCTGATCCTCTGGATGGGTTGCCTTCCTTGTTTCCTTCATAG
- the LRRC43 gene encoding leucine-rich repeat-containing protein 43 isoform X3 — MECLCAHPPPRLQHLGLGHNKLLGPLESLYVTADHWPNLVSLDLSFNDLTDLQGMIASLSTLQHLRLLVLQGNPLGLVPYYRGFTIDSLSRLCVLDDITVSPSEKYQFRGLSHHGDLLACEAQLVVTIGNVKGVPDTSILDPDPGPQGPFISYSYYVTYGFVEDEEGEGSKYGGVLAETVEPAPRGEPLGQDVRQEPSEGREESVESGPSTPSGQREDSLASGASAPPPWVTDSAEELEALAKLRPRADPRLGPSAGTVLFSTTRKPWTDVIPCNYEMQHSLRDLVPLKAFLLAGTTVTIVEEKILSWPLVPPPVDIVSPAKKGKGEKDKKGKKDKDKEKDGNDKAGKGQKGTAKEQKASKKKELPKELRQDPPILRVLGSGLLALEPLLAGESLVSSVCNFGVIRTPEIDRLMFLRDLKKNKKAKNVLEAGKSKTKVPASLEKKKSAFAIYESDYQPQPLTVEVQIQLNQCRSAEEALRDFSL; from the exons ATGGAGTGTCTGTGTGCCCACCCGCCCCCACGTCTCCAGCACTTGGGCTTGGGTCACAACAAGCTTCTGGGCCCCTTAGAAAGTCTGTATGTCACCGCGGATCACTG GCCCAACCTTGTCTCTCTGGACCTGAGCTTCAATGACCTGACGGACCTGCAGGGCATGATCGCCAGCCTCAGCACCCTCCAACATCTGAGGCTGCTTGTGCTGCAGGGGAACCCACTGGGCCTGGTGCCCTACTACCGAGGTTTCACCATCGACAGCCTGTCCCGGCTCTGCGTGCTAGATGACATCACCGTGTCTCCCAGTGAGAAGTATCAGTTCAGGGGGCTCAGCCACCATGGGG ACCTTTTGGCATGTGAGGCGCAGCTCGTGGTGACCATTGGAAATGTCAAGGGGGTTCCCGACACCTCTATCTTGGACCCCGACCCGGGGCCCCAAGGCCCTTTTATCAGTTACAGCTACTATGTGACCTACGGTTTTGTggaagatgaagaaggagaaggaagtaaATATGGTGGTGTGCTGGCTGAG ACCGTCGAGCCCGCGCCCCGCGGCGAGCCGCTGGGCCAGGACGTCCGCCAAGAGCCCTCCGAGGGGCGTGAAGAGTCGGTGGAGTCGGGGCCGTCCACCCCGTCGGGGCAGCGGGAGGACTCGCTGGCCTCGGGCGCGTCGGCGCCCCCGCCCTGGGTGACGGACTCGGCGGAGGAGCTGGAGGCGCTGGCCAAGCTGCGGCCGCGGGCGGACCCCCGGCTCGGCCCCTCCGCGGG gACAGTCCTCTTCAGCACCACCCGCAAGCCCTGGACAGATGTCATTCCCTGCAACTATGAGATGCAGCACAGCCTCAGAGATCTGGTGCCCCTCAAGGCCTTCCTGCTGGCGGGAACCACCGTGACCATTGTGGAGGAGAAG ATCCTCTCCTGGCCTCTGGTGCCGCCTCCTGTCGACATTGTGTCGCCTgccaagaaaggaaaaggggagaaggacaagaaagggaagaaggacaaagacaaggaaaaagaCGGGAACGACAAGGCAGGGAAAGGGCAGAAAGGGACGGCAAAG GAACAGAAGGCGTCCAAGAAGAAGGAGCTTCCAAAGGAGCTCCGCCAGGACCCCCCCATCCTGCGCGTGCTGGGCAGTGGCCTGCTGGCCTTGGAGCCCCTGCTGGCGGGGGAGTCACTTGTGTCCTCCGTGTGCAACTTTGGGGTGATCCGCACCCCGGAAATCGACAGGCTGATGTTTCTTAGG GATttgaagaagaacaagaaagctAAAAATG ttctggaggctgggaagtccaagaccaaggtgccaGCATCGTTAG aaaagaaaaaatctgcgTTTGCAATTTACGAAAGCGACTACCAGCCGCAGCCGCTGACCGTGGAGGTGCAGATCCAGCTGAACCAGTGCCGCTCGGCCGAGGAGGCGCTCCGGGACTTCTCCCTGTAG
- the LRRC43 gene encoding leucine-rich repeat-containing protein 43 isoform X5, with the protein MEKPGRTLSAAVREHLRQLCLREFPCGTGSWNKSRFLPRTPRAWRELIPREEEVVSPGEESVEALLDLVRSPHSPWALLEGSSAEDRFLKELAIQNPLVLKDTFFYSYFRSLRVVDKQVNLVDKGLLKFLKLEELVLSANQIKEVDAINLPPTLKVLELYGNKITSMECLCAHPPPRLQHLGLGHNKLLGPLESLYVTADHWPNLVSLDLSFNDLTDLQGMIASLSTLQHLRLLVLQGNPLGLVPYYRGFTIDSLSRLCVLDDITVSPSEKYQFRGLSHHGDLLACEAQLVVTIGNVKGVPDTSILDPDPGPQGPFISYSYYVTYGFVEDEEGEGSKYGGVLAETVEPAPRGEPLGQDVRQEPSEGREESVESGPSTPSGQREDSLASGASAPPPWVTDSAEELEALAKLRPRADPRLGPSAGTVLFSTTRKPWTDVIPCNYEMQHSLRDLVPLKAFLLAGTTVTIVEEKILSWPLVPPPVDIVSPAKKGKGEKDKKGKKDKDKEKDGNDKAGKGQKGTAKEQKASKKKELPKELRQDPPILRVLGSGLLALEPLLAGESLVSSVCNFGVIRTPEIDRLMFLRDLKKNKKAKNVLEAGKSKTKVPASLELCLEYLIYTCHCFLSYFICQILASIAFFQEADPLDGLPSLFPS; encoded by the exons ATGGAGAAGCCGGGCAGGACCTTGAGCGCAGCGGTCCGGGAGCACCTGAGGCAGCTGTGTCTGCGCGAGTTCCCGTGCGGCACCGGCAGCTGG AATAAGTCACGCTTTCTTCCTCGAACTCCCCGAGCATGGAGGGAGCTGatccccagagaggaggaggtcGTGAGCCCTGGGGAGGAGTCGGTGGAGGCCCTGCTGGACCTGGTCCGTAGCCCCCACTCACCCTGGGCTCTGCTGGAGGGCTCCAGTGCAGAGGACCGTTTTCTGAAAGAACTGGCCATCCAGAATCCCCTGGTGCTCAAAGACACCTTCTTCTACTCCTACTTCAGATCCTTACGGGTGGTGGACAAGCAG GTGAACCTGGTGGATAAAGGTCTCCTGAAATTTCTAAAACTCGAAGAGTTGGTACTGAGTGCCAATCAAATCAAGGAGGTTGATGCCATCAACCTGCCCCCAACTCTCAAG GTGCTGGAGCTCTATGGCAACAAGATCACCAGCATGGAGTGTCTGTGTGCCCACCCGCCCCCACGTCTCCAGCACTTGGGCTTGGGTCACAACAAGCTTCTGGGCCCCTTAGAAAGTCTGTATGTCACCGCGGATCACTG GCCCAACCTTGTCTCTCTGGACCTGAGCTTCAATGACCTGACGGACCTGCAGGGCATGATCGCCAGCCTCAGCACCCTCCAACATCTGAGGCTGCTTGTGCTGCAGGGGAACCCACTGGGCCTGGTGCCCTACTACCGAGGTTTCACCATCGACAGCCTGTCCCGGCTCTGCGTGCTAGATGACATCACCGTGTCTCCCAGTGAGAAGTATCAGTTCAGGGGGCTCAGCCACCATGGGG ACCTTTTGGCATGTGAGGCGCAGCTCGTGGTGACCATTGGAAATGTCAAGGGGGTTCCCGACACCTCTATCTTGGACCCCGACCCGGGGCCCCAAGGCCCTTTTATCAGTTACAGCTACTATGTGACCTACGGTTTTGTggaagatgaagaaggagaaggaagtaaATATGGTGGTGTGCTGGCTGAG ACCGTCGAGCCCGCGCCCCGCGGCGAGCCGCTGGGCCAGGACGTCCGCCAAGAGCCCTCCGAGGGGCGTGAAGAGTCGGTGGAGTCGGGGCCGTCCACCCCGTCGGGGCAGCGGGAGGACTCGCTGGCCTCGGGCGCGTCGGCGCCCCCGCCCTGGGTGACGGACTCGGCGGAGGAGCTGGAGGCGCTGGCCAAGCTGCGGCCGCGGGCGGACCCCCGGCTCGGCCCCTCCGCGGG gACAGTCCTCTTCAGCACCACCCGCAAGCCCTGGACAGATGTCATTCCCTGCAACTATGAGATGCAGCACAGCCTCAGAGATCTGGTGCCCCTCAAGGCCTTCCTGCTGGCGGGAACCACCGTGACCATTGTGGAGGAGAAG ATCCTCTCCTGGCCTCTGGTGCCGCCTCCTGTCGACATTGTGTCGCCTgccaagaaaggaaaaggggagaaggacaagaaagggaagaaggacaaagacaaggaaaaagaCGGGAACGACAAGGCAGGGAAAGGGCAGAAAGGGACGGCAAAG GAACAGAAGGCGTCCAAGAAGAAGGAGCTTCCAAAGGAGCTCCGCCAGGACCCCCCCATCCTGCGCGTGCTGGGCAGTGGCCTGCTGGCCTTGGAGCCCCTGCTGGCGGGGGAGTCACTTGTGTCCTCCGTGTGCAACTTTGGGGTGATCCGCACCCCGGAAATCGACAGGCTGATGTTTCTTAGG GATttgaagaagaacaagaaagctAAAAATG ttctggaggctgggaagtccaagaccaaggtgccaGCATCGTTAG AGCTCTGCTTGGAATACTTAATCTACACTTGCCACTGTTTCCTCAGCTACTTCATCTGTCAAATTTTAGCTTCAATTGCCTTCTTTCAGGAAGCTGATCCTCTGGATGGGTTGCCTTCCTTGTTTCCTTCATAG
- the LRRC43 gene encoding leucine-rich repeat-containing protein 43 isoform X4 codes for MECLCAHPPPRLQHLGLGHNKLLGPLESLYVTADHWPNLVSLDLSFNDLTDLQGMIASLSTLQHLRLLVLQGNPLGLVPYYRGFTIDSLSRLCVLDDITVSPSEKYQFRGLSHHGDLLACEAQLVVTIGNVKGVPDTSILDPDPGPQGPFISYSYYVTYGFVEDEEGEGSKYGGVLAETVEPAPRGEPLGQDVRQEPSEGREESVESGPSTPSGQREDSLASGASAPPPWVTDSAEELEALAKLRPRADPRLGPSAGTVLFSTTRKPWTDVIPCNYEMQHSLRDLVPLKAFLLAGTTVTIVEEKILSWPLVPPPVDIVSPAKKGKGEKDKKGKKDKDKEKDGNDKAGKGQKGTAKEQKASKKKELPKELRQDPPILRVLGSGLLALEPLLAGESLVSSVCNFGVIRTPEIDRLMFLRDLKKNKKAKNVLEAGKSKTKVPASLGPAKSLLFWKFFHDFLLAASQNPHFHVL; via the exons ATGGAGTGTCTGTGTGCCCACCCGCCCCCACGTCTCCAGCACTTGGGCTTGGGTCACAACAAGCTTCTGGGCCCCTTAGAAAGTCTGTATGTCACCGCGGATCACTG GCCCAACCTTGTCTCTCTGGACCTGAGCTTCAATGACCTGACGGACCTGCAGGGCATGATCGCCAGCCTCAGCACCCTCCAACATCTGAGGCTGCTTGTGCTGCAGGGGAACCCACTGGGCCTGGTGCCCTACTACCGAGGTTTCACCATCGACAGCCTGTCCCGGCTCTGCGTGCTAGATGACATCACCGTGTCTCCCAGTGAGAAGTATCAGTTCAGGGGGCTCAGCCACCATGGGG ACCTTTTGGCATGTGAGGCGCAGCTCGTGGTGACCATTGGAAATGTCAAGGGGGTTCCCGACACCTCTATCTTGGACCCCGACCCGGGGCCCCAAGGCCCTTTTATCAGTTACAGCTACTATGTGACCTACGGTTTTGTggaagatgaagaaggagaaggaagtaaATATGGTGGTGTGCTGGCTGAG ACCGTCGAGCCCGCGCCCCGCGGCGAGCCGCTGGGCCAGGACGTCCGCCAAGAGCCCTCCGAGGGGCGTGAAGAGTCGGTGGAGTCGGGGCCGTCCACCCCGTCGGGGCAGCGGGAGGACTCGCTGGCCTCGGGCGCGTCGGCGCCCCCGCCCTGGGTGACGGACTCGGCGGAGGAGCTGGAGGCGCTGGCCAAGCTGCGGCCGCGGGCGGACCCCCGGCTCGGCCCCTCCGCGGG gACAGTCCTCTTCAGCACCACCCGCAAGCCCTGGACAGATGTCATTCCCTGCAACTATGAGATGCAGCACAGCCTCAGAGATCTGGTGCCCCTCAAGGCCTTCCTGCTGGCGGGAACCACCGTGACCATTGTGGAGGAGAAG ATCCTCTCCTGGCCTCTGGTGCCGCCTCCTGTCGACATTGTGTCGCCTgccaagaaaggaaaaggggagaaggacaagaaagggaagaaggacaaagacaaggaaaaagaCGGGAACGACAAGGCAGGGAAAGGGCAGAAAGGGACGGCAAAG GAACAGAAGGCGTCCAAGAAGAAGGAGCTTCCAAAGGAGCTCCGCCAGGACCCCCCCATCCTGCGCGTGCTGGGCAGTGGCCTGCTGGCCTTGGAGCCCCTGCTGGCGGGGGAGTCACTTGTGTCCTCCGTGTGCAACTTTGGGGTGATCCGCACCCCGGAAATCGACAGGCTGATGTTTCTTAGG GATttgaagaagaacaagaaagctAAAAATG ttctggaggctgggaagtccaagaccaaggtgccaGCATCGTTAG GTCCGGCCAAGTCACTCCTCTTTTGGAAATTCTTCCATGACTTCCTGCTGGCTGCATCACAAAATCCACATTTCCATGTTCTATAA